A window from Azoarcus sp. DD4 encodes these proteins:
- a CDS encoding efflux RND transporter periplasmic adaptor subunit: MKRKSAMAVLVTLSLTACSPPAPPQAVLPTVLVRSVGKAGGAAAMQVYTGEVRARFESDLGFRIGGKLVERRVDVGAVVRRGQVLARLDPQDAELAAAAAVAQVAAAEADVALARAELERAQGLRARNFISASALDTRSSAHDAAAARLRQARAQAATARNQAGYAELVADSDGVVTGQAAEVGQVVAVGQAVFRLARPGEREVLIHAPENRVRQLVPGVKAVVRLWSVPDQAYPGVVREVTPMADAATRTFAVRVSVPAADAALQLGATATAAFATDSADTVVLPGAALSRDAGRDVVWLVDGDGIVRPQAVDVIAYREDGAVLRANLPDAARVVVAGVHKLVAGEKVRSVEEGAPVALDVQR, translated from the coding sequence ATGAAGCGCAAGTCTGCAATGGCCGTTCTGGTCACGCTCTCCCTCACCGCGTGTTCGCCGCCGGCGCCGCCTCAGGCTGTGCTGCCTACGGTGCTCGTCCGCAGTGTCGGAAAGGCCGGTGGCGCTGCGGCGATGCAGGTCTATACCGGCGAAGTCAGGGCCCGCTTCGAAAGCGATCTCGGTTTCCGGATCGGCGGCAAACTGGTCGAGCGCCGGGTCGATGTCGGTGCCGTCGTCAGGCGTGGCCAAGTGCTTGCCCGGCTCGATCCGCAGGATGCCGAGTTGGCCGCGGCGGCAGCCGTGGCGCAGGTGGCCGCAGCCGAGGCGGATGTGGCGCTGGCGCGAGCCGAGCTGGAGCGTGCTCAAGGTTTGCGCGCGCGGAATTTCATCAGCGCATCGGCGCTGGACACGCGCAGCAGCGCGCACGATGCCGCTGCTGCGCGCCTGCGCCAGGCGCGCGCGCAGGCCGCAACCGCACGCAACCAGGCCGGTTACGCCGAGCTCGTGGCGGACAGCGACGGGGTGGTGACGGGGCAGGCTGCAGAAGTCGGCCAGGTCGTGGCAGTCGGTCAGGCCGTTTTCCGCCTGGCACGCCCGGGCGAGCGCGAAGTGTTGATCCATGCGCCGGAGAACCGGGTGCGCCAGCTTGTGCCCGGCGTAAAGGCGGTCGTGCGGTTGTGGAGCGTGCCCGACCAGGCCTACCCGGGCGTGGTCCGTGAAGTGACCCCGATGGCCGATGCGGCGACGCGAACCTTTGCCGTGCGCGTCAGTGTTCCTGCGGCTGACGCCGCGCTGCAGCTCGGCGCGACTGCGACTGCGGCTTTCGCCACGGACAGCGCGGACACCGTGGTGTTGCCCGGCGCTGCGCTCAGTCGCGATGCGGGGCGTGACGTGGTCTGGCTGGTCGATGGAGATGGCATTGTCAGGCCGCAGGCGGTCGATGTGATTGCCTACCGCGAGGACGGCGCCGTGCTGCGGGCGAATCTGCCGGATGCGGCGAGGGTGGTCGTCGCCGGCGTCCATAAGCTGGTGGCGGGGGAAAAGGTGCGTTCCGTCGAAGAGGGCGCGCCGGTCGCGCTGGATGTGCAACGATGA
- a CDS encoding efflux RND transporter permease subunit, with translation MSGRRGFKRGFNVSAWGLEHPSLVLYFLVALTLIGSLAYTRLGQSEDPPFTFKVMVVRAEWPGASAQEVERQVTDKIEKKLQEIAQIDVVRSYSKPGESLVFFLAKDSTHALEIPEVWYQARKKVGDIRATLPSGVQGPYFNDEFGDTYGNIFALVGEGVSHAELKRHADAIRNELLRVPDVAKVSFFGEQPQRVFVELSNTKLATFGLNLADIASALSEQNAKTGAGFFETTDERIWLRPSGQFDDLDAIGDTLIRAKGRVFRLGDVADVKRGYLDPPGERMRFMGEDAFGIGVSMQAGGDIVALGHRLDEVVKRIEAQLPLGIRFERVADQPRAVRSSVGEFVRVLAEAVIIVMAVSLLSLGFRTGVVVLIIIPVVLAITFLFMDLFDIGLHKISLGALIIALGLLVDDAIIAVEMMATKMEQGWERAKAASFAYTSTAMPMLSGTLVTAAGFLPIATAASSTGEYTRSIFQVTVIALLVSWVAAVLFVPYLGFHLLPDFRKKNGRPSVLARIAARLSPALGRRLAERAVHAHEQHDEYAIYHTAFYTRFRALVGWCVTHRWLVILLTVGIFALSLVAFVRLVPQQFFPDSTRPELLVDLRLAEGVSHQATEASVKRLEAWLDKQDGIENYVAWLGAGSPRFYLPLDQQLAQTNFAQFVILTRGTAEREALRARLIRLFEDEPWPLRAAINRLENGPPVGFPVQYRVSGQDIGEMRRIAHRVAEAMRAQSQLSNVQLDWEEPSKSISLKVDQDKARLLGVSSQDLATLLATSLQGTTVSQFREGSETIQIVLRGAESERVHLGLLPDLAVPVSGGRSVPLAQLATPEYGFEEGVIWRRNRVPTVTVRANLYGTVQPAVVVQQLAPRMDEIRAGLPLGYRIEVGGSVEESGKGGGSVAAGVPLFVLVVLTVLMLQLQSFSRTLLVVLTAPLGMIGVTLFLLIFNKPFGFVAMLGTIALSGMIMRNSVILVDQICQDIGAGREPWDAVVESTVRRFRPIVLTAAAAILAMMPLSRSAFFGPMAVAIMGGLTVATVLTMLFLPALYAAWYRVRPAQQAGG, from the coding sequence ATGAGCGGGCGGCGCGGCTTCAAGCGCGGTTTCAACGTCTCGGCGTGGGGGCTGGAGCACCCGTCCCTGGTGTTGTATTTCCTGGTGGCGCTGACACTGATCGGCAGCTTGGCCTACACGCGGCTGGGGCAATCGGAAGATCCGCCTTTCACCTTCAAGGTCATGGTGGTGCGGGCCGAGTGGCCGGGCGCCAGTGCGCAAGAGGTCGAGCGGCAGGTCACCGACAAGATCGAGAAGAAGCTGCAGGAAATCGCCCAGATCGACGTGGTCCGCAGCTATTCCAAGCCGGGCGAGTCGCTGGTGTTCTTTCTGGCGAAGGACTCGACCCATGCGCTCGAGATTCCGGAGGTGTGGTACCAAGCGCGCAAGAAGGTGGGGGACATCCGCGCCACCTTGCCGAGCGGCGTGCAGGGTCCGTATTTCAACGACGAATTCGGCGACACCTACGGCAACATCTTCGCGCTGGTGGGCGAGGGTGTGTCGCACGCCGAACTCAAGCGACATGCCGACGCCATCCGGAACGAGTTGCTGCGGGTGCCCGACGTCGCCAAGGTGAGTTTCTTCGGCGAACAGCCGCAGCGCGTGTTCGTGGAGCTTTCCAACACCAAGCTGGCTACCTTCGGCCTTAACCTTGCCGATATCGCCAGTGCGCTGTCCGAGCAGAATGCCAAGACCGGCGCGGGTTTCTTCGAGACGACGGACGAACGCATCTGGCTGCGGCCGTCTGGCCAGTTCGACGATCTCGACGCCATCGGCGACACGCTGATCCGAGCCAAGGGGCGCGTGTTCCGCTTGGGCGACGTGGCCGACGTGAAGCGCGGCTATCTCGATCCGCCGGGCGAGCGCATGCGCTTCATGGGTGAAGACGCCTTCGGCATCGGCGTGTCGATGCAGGCGGGGGGCGATATCGTCGCCCTCGGTCACCGGCTCGACGAAGTGGTCAAGCGCATCGAGGCGCAACTGCCGCTCGGCATCCGCTTCGAACGGGTGGCCGATCAGCCGCGCGCGGTGCGCAGTTCGGTGGGGGAGTTCGTCCGGGTGCTGGCCGAGGCGGTGATCATCGTAATGGCGGTCAGCCTCCTGTCGCTGGGCTTTCGTACCGGCGTGGTGGTGCTGATCATCATCCCGGTGGTTTTGGCAATCACTTTCCTGTTCATGGACTTGTTCGACATCGGCCTGCACAAGATCTCGCTCGGTGCGTTGATCATCGCGCTCGGACTGCTGGTTGACGACGCGATCATCGCCGTCGAGATGATGGCGACCAAGATGGAGCAGGGCTGGGAGCGCGCCAAGGCGGCGAGCTTCGCCTACACGTCGACCGCGATGCCGATGCTGTCGGGCACGCTGGTGACGGCGGCCGGCTTCCTGCCCATCGCCACGGCGGCGTCTTCCACCGGCGAGTACACACGGTCGATCTTCCAGGTGACGGTGATTGCGCTGCTGGTGTCCTGGGTAGCGGCGGTGCTGTTCGTGCCTTACCTGGGTTTTCATCTGCTGCCGGATTTCCGCAAGAAGAACGGTCGGCCATCGGTACTGGCGCGCATCGCGGCCCGCCTTTCACCGGCGCTCGGTCGGCGGCTCGCCGAGCGCGCGGTGCACGCACACGAACAGCACGACGAGTACGCGATCTACCACACCGCCTTCTATACCCGCTTTCGCGCGCTGGTCGGCTGGTGCGTGACGCATCGCTGGCTGGTGATCCTGCTCACCGTGGGGATCTTCGCGCTGTCGCTGGTGGCCTTCGTCCGGCTGGTGCCGCAACAGTTCTTTCCCGACTCGACGCGGCCGGAGCTGCTGGTTGATCTGCGGCTGGCCGAAGGCGTATCCCACCAGGCGACGGAAGCATCGGTGAAGCGGCTTGAGGCCTGGCTGGACAAGCAGGACGGGATCGAGAACTACGTCGCCTGGCTGGGAGCGGGAAGCCCGCGTTTCTACCTGCCGCTCGACCAGCAGCTGGCCCAGACCAATTTTGCCCAGTTCGTCATCCTGACCCGCGGTACCGCGGAACGCGAGGCGCTGCGCGCCCGGCTCATCCGCCTGTTCGAGGATGAGCCCTGGCCGTTGCGCGCCGCGATCAACCGGCTGGAGAACGGTCCGCCGGTCGGGTTCCCGGTGCAGTACCGGGTGAGTGGCCAGGACATCGGCGAGATGCGCCGCATCGCACATCGCGTCGCGGAGGCCATGCGGGCCCAGTCACAGCTGTCGAATGTCCAGCTCGACTGGGAGGAGCCGTCCAAGTCCATCAGCCTGAAGGTGGATCAGGACAAGGCGCGCCTGCTGGGGGTGTCCAGCCAGGATCTCGCCACCTTGCTGGCGACATCGCTGCAAGGCACGACCGTCAGCCAGTTCCGCGAGGGCAGCGAGACCATACAGATCGTGCTGCGCGGGGCGGAGTCGGAGCGTGTGCATCTGGGCCTGCTGCCCGATCTGGCGGTGCCGGTGAGCGGCGGGCGCAGTGTGCCGTTGGCTCAGTTGGCAACGCCGGAGTACGGCTTCGAGGAAGGCGTGATCTGGCGACGCAACCGTGTCCCGACGGTGACGGTAAGGGCCAATCTGTATGGCACCGTGCAGCCGGCGGTGGTGGTGCAGCAGCTTGCGCCACGGATGGACGAGATCCGCGCCGGCTTGCCGCTCGGCTATCGCATCGAGGTCGGCGGCTCGGTCGAGGAAAGCGGCAAGGGCGGCGGTTCGGTGGCGGCCGGTGTGCCGCTCTTCGTCCTGGTGGTGCTCACGGTGCTGATGCTGCAGTTGCAGAGCTTCTCGCGCACGCTGCTGGTGGTGCTTACCGCGCCGCTCGGCATGATCGGCGTCACGCTCTTCCTGCTGATCTTCAACAAGCCCTTCGGTTTCGTCGCGATGCTTGGCACGATTGCGCTGTCCGGCATGATCATGCGCAACTCGGTGATTCTCGTCGACCAGATCTGCCAGGACATCGGGGCCGGCCGCGAGCCTTGGGATGCGGTGGTGGAATCGACCGTGCGCCGCTTTCGACCCATTGTCCTGACCGCGGCGGCGGCCATTCTGGCCATGATGCCCCTGTCGCGCTCGGCCTTCTTCGGGCCGATGGCGGTGGCGATCATGGGCGGGCTGACCGTGGCCACGGTGCTGACGATGCTATTCCTGCCCGCGTTGTATGCCGCCTGGTATCGGGTGCGGCCAGCGCAGCAGGCAGGCGGATGA
- a CDS encoding protein-L-isoaspartate O-methyltransferase gives MNFEKARFNMVEQQIRPWDVLDPVVLDLLMTVKREEFVPASARSLAFADVEIPLGQGQVMLKPVIEGKILQALQLHRSDSVLEIGAGSGYFAALLAARTEWVRTVDIEPELVKFAHANLARNGVENVIVEEGDAAQGWASRAPYDVIVVSGGLPSLPQSLLEQLKVGGRLFAFVGEAPVMKARLVTCEAEGRFRTEDIFETLVPMLKNAPRHDSFRF, from the coding sequence ATGAACTTCGAGAAAGCGCGCTTCAACATGGTCGAACAGCAGATCCGTCCGTGGGACGTTCTGGATCCTGTCGTGCTCGACCTCCTGATGACTGTCAAGCGCGAGGAATTCGTTCCCGCCAGCGCGCGTTCGCTGGCTTTTGCCGATGTCGAGATCCCGCTCGGCCAGGGGCAGGTGATGCTCAAGCCGGTGATCGAAGGCAAGATCCTGCAGGCGCTTCAGCTACATCGTTCGGATTCGGTGCTCGAGATCGGTGCCGGTAGCGGTTACTTCGCGGCCTTGTTGGCGGCTCGTACCGAGTGGGTTCGCACCGTGGACATCGAACCGGAGCTGGTGAAGTTCGCCCACGCCAACCTGGCGCGCAACGGTGTCGAGAACGTCATCGTCGAGGAAGGTGATGCCGCCCAGGGTTGGGCGAGCCGCGCGCCCTACGACGTCATCGTCGTGTCCGGCGGGCTGCCCTCCTTGCCGCAGTCGCTGCTCGAACAACTCAAGGTCGGTGGTCGCCTGTTCGCCTTCGTCGGCGAAGCGCCGGTGATGAAGGCGCGCCTCGTTACCTGCGAGGCCGAAGGCCGCTTTCGCACCGAGGATATTTTCGAAACCCTGGTGCCGATGCTGAAGAACGCACCGCGCCACGACAGCTTCCGTTTCTGA
- a CDS encoding rhodanese-like domain-containing protein, with the protein MHQITPVELAEWLADPAKVQPLLLDVREPWEFQLCHIEGSTPMPMGAVPARIAELDPERVTVVVCHHGGRSAQVGMFLERQGFGKVINLAGGVAEWAARVDPKMPHY; encoded by the coding sequence ATGCACCAGATCACCCCCGTCGAACTCGCCGAATGGCTCGCCGATCCGGCCAAGGTCCAGCCCTTGCTGCTGGATGTGCGGGAGCCCTGGGAATTTCAACTCTGCCACATCGAGGGTTCGACGCCGATGCCGATGGGCGCGGTGCCTGCACGTATCGCGGAACTCGATCCCGAGCGCGTCACCGTGGTGGTGTGCCACCACGGCGGGCGTAGCGCTCAGGTCGGCATGTTCCTGGAGCGCCAGGGCTTCGGCAAGGTCATTAATCTTGCTGGCGGCGTAGCGGAATGGGCCGCGCGCGTCGATCCGAAGATGCCGCATTACTGA
- a CDS encoding TolC family outer membrane protein produces MKRVLAVCLAAACSGGAAAADLMQVYRDALANDARFAAARAQREAGQEKVVQGRAGLLPNIGASASTAWNDGEARTSAASLERRYNSNGYAVQLTQPLFRWQNWVQYKQGELQTALSESQYGQSRQDLVLRVAEAYFNVLNAQDALDAVTQLRTAAAEQLELARKSFEVGTVTITDVHEAQSRFDLASAQEIAARNDLDVRRQTLAQIIGKEPEALAGLRPGIELQRPQPDSIADWVSAAEQGSYGVQAQQLTREIATREVERNRAGHLPTLDLVASHGLNNRPAISTERSESTSIGLQLSVPLYQGGGISSREREAAALKIKADADLEDARRSAALAARQSYLGVTSGMAQVRALEAARVSSASALEANKLGYEVGVRINIDVLNAQTQLADTLQRLARARYDTLLAQLRLKAAAGTLGEEDVQAVNALLVQQ; encoded by the coding sequence ATGAAGCGAGTGTTGGCGGTGTGTCTGGCGGCGGCGTGCTCAGGCGGTGCAGCCGCGGCCGACCTGATGCAGGTGTACCGTGATGCGCTCGCCAACGACGCTCGGTTCGCCGCGGCCCGCGCCCAGCGCGAGGCGGGCCAGGAAAAGGTGGTGCAGGGGCGCGCCGGCTTGCTGCCTAACATCGGGGCATCGGCGTCGACCGCCTGGAACGATGGCGAAGCGCGTACCTCTGCTGCTTCGCTGGAGCGCCGCTACAACAGCAACGGCTATGCCGTGCAGCTCACCCAGCCGCTGTTCCGCTGGCAGAACTGGGTGCAGTACAAGCAGGGCGAACTGCAGACCGCGTTGTCCGAAAGCCAATACGGCCAGTCGCGGCAGGATCTGGTCCTGAGGGTGGCCGAGGCTTATTTCAACGTGCTCAATGCTCAGGATGCACTCGATGCGGTCACGCAGCTGCGCACGGCTGCGGCGGAGCAGCTGGAGCTCGCGCGCAAGAGCTTCGAAGTCGGTACCGTGACCATCACCGACGTGCACGAGGCGCAGTCGCGTTTCGACCTCGCCTCGGCGCAGGAGATCGCGGCGCGCAACGATCTCGACGTGCGCCGCCAGACACTGGCCCAGATCATCGGCAAGGAGCCCGAGGCGCTGGCGGGCCTGCGTCCCGGCATCGAGCTTCAGCGGCCGCAGCCGGACAGCATCGCCGACTGGGTGAGCGCTGCCGAGCAAGGCAGCTATGGCGTCCAGGCCCAGCAGCTGACGCGCGAAATCGCGACCCGCGAGGTCGAGCGCAACCGCGCCGGCCATCTGCCGACGCTGGACCTCGTCGCATCGCACGGCCTGAACAACCGGCCGGCCATTTCGACCGAACGTAGCGAGAGCACCTCCATCGGTCTTCAGCTCAGCGTGCCGCTCTACCAGGGTGGCGGCATCTCCTCGCGCGAGCGCGAGGCGGCGGCGCTGAAGATCAAGGCCGATGCCGATCTGGAGGATGCACGGCGCAGCGCCGCGCTGGCGGCGCGCCAGTCCTACCTGGGCGTGACCAGCGGCATGGCGCAGGTGCGCGCCCTTGAGGCGGCGCGCGTGTCTTCGGCTTCGGCACTGGAGGCGAACAAGCTCGGCTACGAAGTCGGTGTGCGCATCAATATCGACGTCCTCAACGCCCAGACCCAACTGGCCGATACGCTGCAGCGCCTGGCCCGCGCGCGTTACGACACCCTGCTTGCCCAGTTGCGCCTGAAAGCGGCAGCGGGAACTTTGGGCGAGGAAGATGTGCAGGCGGTGAACGCGCTGCTCGTTCAGCAGTAG
- the waaA gene encoding lipid IV(A) 3-deoxy-D-manno-octulosonic acid transferase: protein MAYTLPYSLLWMLALPLVLVRLLWRARRQPAYLAHLGERFGHYRVRAPGPVIWVHAVSVGETRAAEPLVRALLEHWPAHTVVLTHMTPTGRATAKSLFGGESRVLSVYLPYDLGLLARRFLRRFRPHFGVIMETELWPNLLMAAHRHKVPVMLANARLSARSASRYARFPALTGLTLGALSAIGAQTAADATRLSALGARRVTVTGNIKFDIAPPQAMAALGRDFRSRIGERRVLLAASTREGEEAPLLDAFSRLAPVDTLLILVPRHPQRFDEVAALAAGRELKLQRRSEADPVAADTRVWLGDSMGEMFAYYAAADVALIGGSWLPFGGQNLIEACAVGTPVILGPHTFNFELVADQAIAAGAALRETDIDAGITRGVALLQDPARRAGMAKAGRMFAESHRGATGRTIAVLGAIASDGEG from the coding sequence CTGGCGTACACGCTGCCCTATTCCCTGCTCTGGATGCTGGCCTTGCCGCTGGTGCTGGTCCGCTTGCTATGGCGCGCGCGGCGCCAACCGGCCTACCTCGCGCATCTTGGCGAGCGCTTCGGCCACTACCGGGTGCGCGCCCCGGGCCCGGTGATCTGGGTGCACGCCGTGTCGGTAGGAGAAACACGCGCAGCGGAACCGCTGGTGCGCGCCCTGCTCGAGCACTGGCCGGCGCACACCGTGGTGCTGACCCATATGACGCCCACCGGCCGCGCCACGGCGAAAAGCCTGTTCGGCGGCGAATCGCGGGTCTTGAGCGTCTACCTCCCGTACGACCTGGGCCTGCTGGCCCGCCGCTTCCTGCGCCGCTTCCGCCCGCATTTCGGCGTGATCATGGAAACCGAACTGTGGCCCAACCTGCTGATGGCCGCCCACCGGCACAAGGTGCCAGTGATGCTGGCCAACGCGCGGCTGTCGGCCCGCTCCGCCAGCCGCTATGCACGCTTTCCGGCCCTGACCGGCCTGACGCTGGGGGCCCTCTCGGCCATCGGGGCCCAGACTGCAGCAGACGCGACACGGCTGTCGGCGCTGGGTGCCCGACGCGTGACGGTGACCGGCAACATCAAGTTCGATATCGCACCGCCGCAGGCCATGGCAGCGCTCGGGCGCGACTTTCGCAGCCGGATCGGCGAACGGCGGGTGCTGCTGGCTGCGAGCACCCGCGAAGGTGAGGAGGCGCCCCTGCTCGACGCCTTCTCCCGGCTCGCTCCCGTGGATACGTTGCTGATCCTGGTGCCACGCCACCCACAGCGCTTCGACGAGGTCGCAGCGCTGGCGGCGGGCCGTGAACTCAAGCTGCAGCGTCGCTCGGAAGCGGACCCGGTCGCCGCCGATACCCGCGTCTGGCTGGGCGACTCGATGGGCGAGATGTTCGCCTACTACGCTGCGGCCGACGTCGCGCTGATTGGAGGCAGTTGGCTGCCCTTCGGCGGTCAGAACCTGATCGAAGCCTGCGCGGTAGGTACGCCGGTCATCCTCGGCCCGCACACCTTCAACTTCGAACTGGTGGCGGACCAGGCCATTGCCGCTGGCGCCGCCCTGCGGGAAACCGACATCGACGCCGGCATCACGCGCGGCGTCGCATTGCTGCAGGATCCCGCTCGACGTGCGGGGATGGCAAAGGCAGGACGAATGTTCGCGGAGTCCCATCGGGGCGCGACTGGCCGAACGATCGCGGTGCTCGGCGCAATCGCATCCGACGGCGAAGGCTGA